A segment of the Amblyomma americanum isolate KBUSLIRL-KWMA chromosome 6, ASM5285725v1, whole genome shotgun sequence genome:
cacatgaaattggtatggctatttctacacagtgcatttcctaaagactcctttctgccatacagTACAttttacccaaaatgcttcttacagagtcataaattgttacgtacgcgtataaagatgtttgtagcaggtgtgtgagcctgaacaaaaaaaactttttattttccttaattcttcagtatttctgattatgacgacatatgggcatttatatgttagtacaatttttttcacgcatcacaattaactgatgcaccgatgtgtttggtacacattcatctcaagacatttcatgtctgtttggtcaaaaaaatacgaaataatagttgactgcattagttttgactagcatcacacagcatgctcttgaaattcctctagctgttatacagaagtctgtaattggcttcattgcatagcttcatacttgaaccatttaaactctgcaaactgttctttttaccgcacatggcgacatggcatgcgaagccgcgtgggaacgggcgaggaggattcggaggtacggctgcaacttcgctggaatccaaagacagctaggcacttgtcacggttaatttcggaaaggcggctatgccccagtaaagttgcgtaaggtctttccttgcagaccttactaagttccttcacttcgcaccagaaatgctcaccgcccgaGACGGTTACTTGGTTGGATGACCAAAGGCTTCTTGGCACCAAAGGTGCTCCGTCAGAGACGATATTGCGACTTTGCAGAATGCAGGTATTTCAGGGGAGTATAACTTGACTGTATTTACACaaatatttacattgcaagcaGATTGATACACATGAAAGACAAGTTAAAACTGGCAAAAAGGTTATAAAGGTtaaacagcagaaaagtggaaCTGGCTaccactaggggaggcccctactcggcatagccgaagatgcatcacATCAGACCGTAGCCCAGAACCCTTTTCCatggctccgggccctggttttaaagacctaaaggcccggcccttcccttgcatcacccaatcacaatatACCACATGATTGGTTCATGAGCCGCGTGGCACGCCTTCAAGTTTCAGCAAATTTCCAAATCTGCTCTCAAAAATACATAGCATGAAAAAACATCAAAACTACTATGAGCAATTGAATTCCGAGAATGGACCCTCGGAAtcattggcccaccaggtttgcaTGCCGTGCCCCCTACATCCACAGCATTGCGGGACTCTCTCCCCAGGTAGtaccgaacattagaatagtgttataaaaatgttatccAAGTTGCAGTAACGTTACATGTTTCATTGTAATACGTTAAAAATTAACATATAACGTGTGTTATGCAGAATACTCTATTTTAACGCTCTAAAGAAACGTTTTAATATAGTCTtcaacaaaaatgtaacattattgcaacgtttcggtgctacctgggtcCCTCAGGAGAAGGCAAGCAAATACCACCCGGCGTCGTGTCCGCATGTGCACTCGGTTAGCACTCCTCTCGGAAGGAAAGCAAACACAAGTGCGGTTGGTTTCGTCTTTCTCGGGAGACGAAAGCACCAACGCTTcgcgcgcgcacacgtgcgactgattttcgctgacgatcggccgctcccgctgtattcaattagctgtgtcgccagatcgtctgtcgccaggtgctttcgctgtgcccgcatgaccgcttgtcttgaccttccaggggaattgcgcgttgctcgcgcgcggcttagcccgaagccggtaaaccggctggccaccgccacatctggacctggtttgactcaaattggtctcagccgcgcgccgcgtcttgttcggttcgggcgcgaacaatacgcgagattcaaagcgctcggccgtctctgtctctatgggggggggggggggcacttgaccccaagggcgctccttttcagcaccaccccgccgtcgcccgcctccgattgaacaggcggggggttcaaaggggagctgccgcggagaggccgggcagctcgtcctaatgacagcgcagaacatgcgtcactgacagcccccttcctttcgccgtcttgtccatcgtgcgtcgcgccgagcccgacaaagaggaggccgtcaccccctccacccacccttccctcctgaatgggggggggggggggcggaggttccgcaaatagtttcccagaggcatcctgtttttttttttcatggggtcaaggaaggtggccccagcagtgtgaggcaacgttctctgttcattctagagaagcaagcttacactgcaaaattaaaccttgtctttctcttccaaatgcaattaactaggagtcctgtccaaaaccatttcaggttgttatgtgggcacccccaaatttttatttccgtgtaactccagcacttcttcacctttgtcattgtagccgctattgttcaagtaccatgcaacatcttgttattagcacttgctaattcatgccttctgcagggtttaaaggacttttttaattgaaaatgagagcatgtgcacagggtggaaagcgcgtgatctgccaggaaacactaatgcggccccgagaagggatctttattaaggatgccagccatcttgggcctctccacttggcaacgacgacaaagcgtgtgcggtccctatggttaggcccaagctgtggaagccatcctcagacacgaccatgaccttcgacatctgatgtttttatttaaaaacacagggaccaaagtcgtgctgtatgcagtgcaatcgccatgtggttccataatcatccatttagcccggctctttggacggattcaggaaacgactgaaaagaacaaaagtaacgagcaaacaaaggtgcgctgcataaaagttagaacgtaaagagacgaaggcacgctgcgctaatgctgtagcgaggtctaacatgtaaaatttcgcggctggcgtcgatttctacaaagcgcgagtagtgcctacggaaataaacaaaggcgcactggagatgggtaagtctgtatacaagcacgagtttttgtctctaccagcgatttactagctcacaccgcgcgattttgatgtctggcatcgatttcgacagagagggaatacgggcacgaaacgggacgctcgcgatctgccaggaaacaatgaggtggccctaaaaagggccgtttgctggagcacttcaaccgcgacctgcagcggcgtggcggcgcggtgagcagtaggctcagcagtggtccgtcttgtgccctttggctccgcaccgacgacaccggtgcacgacgtacacctctcctggtcttgcccttgaagccgacgctatccctggtccgtagatcttgacgagggccgcgacgataatctttgacatctggtcgatgccccggtctctcgccacgtgatatcggtctgcggcaaacaaggacagcatcggcttgccagaagcatccaggaaacgatgctgcaaaaaaagttacgttacaagcgccgcaatttggtgagttctgctcgagaaaacttgcgaaaatgttgttcaacccttacctcggggttgagaatgtgcacgcccgacaagcgcttcagcgtggctgacagacggcggttcagctggcgacgccggcggacctcaaattgcgccttacgtggctc
Coding sequences within it:
- the LOC144095056 gene encoding uncharacterized protein LOC144095056 — its product is MAFLRGVLVGDSQLKFLCSSRLRLSPVVRTCTFSFSGHDAISLAEIIPETCFRRADFVVLYVGGNDLDRGDDPREIASHIKDLVLLLQENVASVVLVFKVLPRHFDEPRKAQFEVRRRRQLNRRLSATLKRLSGVHILNPEHRFLDASGKPMLSLFAADRYHVARDRGIDQMSKIIVAALVKIYGPGIASASRARPGEVYVVHRCRRCGAKGHKTDHC